Proteins encoded in a region of the Vicia villosa cultivar HV-30 ecotype Madison, WI linkage group LG5, Vvil1.0, whole genome shotgun sequence genome:
- the LOC131603747 gene encoding glutamine-dependent NAD(+) synthetase-like, whose protein sequence is MRLLKVATCNLNQWAMEFDTNTNQIKDSITKSKQAGAVIRLGPELEISGYGCEDHFLELDTINHSWECLKDILVGDWTDGIVCSIGMPIIKGSERYNCQVLCFNRKIIMIRPKMWLANDGNYRELRWFTAWKQRGQLDDFQLPLHVSEALGQKSVPFGYGFVKFQDTAIAAEVCEELFTPAPPHAELALNGVEVFMNASGSHHQLRKLDVRLRAFIGATHTRGGVYMYSNHQGCDGGRLYYDGCASVVVNGDVVAQGSQFSLNDVEVVVARIDLDVVASLRGSVSSFQEQASCKVKVPSVDVPYSLCLPFDLKIHLSVPLQIKYHSPEEEIAFGPGCWLWDYLRRSGASGFLLPLSGGADSSSVAAIVGCMCQLVVKEIANGDEQVKADAIRIGNYKDGQYPTDSREFAKRVFYTVFMGSENSSDMTRSRAKVLADEIGSWHLDVSIDGVLSSLLSLFQTLTGKRPRYKVDGGSNVENLGLQNIQARIRMVLAYMLALLLPWVHNKPGFYLVLGSSNVDEGLRGYLTKYDCSSADINPIGSISKQDLRAFLRWAAIHLGYASLADIEAAPPTAELEPIRSNYSQLDEVDMGMTYEELSVYGRLRKIFRCGPVSMFQNLCYRWGARLTPSQVAEKVKHFFKYYSINRHKMTTLTPSYHAESYSPEDNRFDLRQFLYNTRWPYQFQKIDELVRELDVKDVQESGNHETVAALSNGVGGMGVAAAGSGNPNVGI, encoded by the exons ATGAGGCTGTTGAAGGTAGCTACTTGTAATCTGAACCAATGGGCTATGGAATTCGACACCAACACTAACCAAATCAAAGACTCCATCACCAAATCCAAACAAGCCGGCGCTGTCATTCGCCTCGGACCGGAGCTCGAGATTTCCGGTTATGGCTGCGAAGACCACTTCTTAGAGCTCGACACCATCAACCACTC ATGGGAATGTTTGAAGGATATATTGGTTGGTGATTGGACAGATGGCATAGTGTGTAGTATTGGAATGCCTATAATCAAAGGTTCTGAGAGATATAATTGTCAGGTTTTGTGTTTCAACAGAAAGATTATTATGATAAGACCCAAAATGTGGCTTGCAAATGATGGTAATTATAGAGAACTTCGATGGTTTACTGCTTGGAAACAAAGGGGTCAACTCGATGATTTTCAGCTTCCTCTTCATGTTTCTGAGGCTTTGGGCCAAAAGTCAGTTCCTTTTGGTTACGGCTTTGTTAAGTTTCAAGACAC AGCTATTGCAGCTGAAGTTTGTGAAGAGCTTTTTACTCCAGCTCCCCCTCATGCCGAGCTTGCGTTAAATGGGGTTGAAGTGTTTATGAATGCAAGTGGAAGTCACCACCAACTTAGAAAGCTTGATGTTCGTCTCCGTGCTTTTATAGGCGCCACTCATACTCGTGGAGGGGTTTATATGTATAGTAATCACCAAGGTTGTGATGGTGGTCGTCTTTACTATG ATGGATGTGCCAGTGTTGTGGTAAATGGTGATGTTGTTGCTCAGGGTTCCCAATTTTCTTTAAATGATGTTGAGGTTGTGGTTGCTCGGATAGATCTTGATGTG GTTGCGAGCCTCAGAGGATCTGTAAGTAGCTTCCAAGAGCAAGCAAGTTGTAAAGTCAAGGTTCCTTCAGTAGATGTACCATACAGTCTATGTCTTCCTTTTGATCTTAAAATACACCTTTCTGTGCCACTTCAG ATAAAATATCATTCTCCCGAGGAGGAAATAGCATTTGGACCTGGTTGCTGGTTATGGGACTATTTACGAAGAAGTGGAGCATCTGGTTTTTTGCTCCCTCTTTCTGGTGGAGCAGACAGTTCCTCTGTTGCTGCAATTGTTGGGTGTATGTGCCAGCTGGTTGTAAAAG AAATTGCTAATGGGGACGAACAAGTTAAAGCTGACGCAATACGAATTGGAAACTATAAAGATGGGCAGTATCCTACAGACAGCAGAGAGTTTGCCAAACGAGTATTCTATACGGTGTTTATGGGATCTGAAAACAG TTCGGATATGACAAGATCGCGAGCCAAGGTACTGGCGGATGAAATCGGTTCATGGCACCTTGATGTTAGCATTGATGGAGTTCTATCTTCTCTTTTATCATTGTTCCAAACACTTACAGGAAAGCGGCCCCGCTACAAG gtAGATGGTGGATCTAATGTTGAGAACTTAGGCTTGCAAAACATTCAAGCTCGAATCAGAATGGTGCTAGCTTACATGTTAGCGTTACTCTTGCCTTGGGTTCACAACAAACCTGGGTTTTATCTTGTCTTGGGGAGCTCCAATGTGGATGAAGGGTTACGTGGTTATTTAACGAAG TATGATTGCAGCTCAGCAGATATAAATCCTATCGGTAGTATAAGTAAGCAGGACCTTCGGGCATTCCTGCGATGGGCAGCCATTCATCTTGGTTACGCATCTTTGGCAGATATTGAAGCAGCTCCACCCACAGCTGAACTCGAGCCTATCCGTTCTAACTACAGTCAG CTTGATGAAGTTGATATGGGAATGACTTATGAAGAACTATCAGTTTATGGAAGACTAAGGAAGATTTTTCGCTGTGGTCCAGTTTCAATGTTCCAG AATCTATGTTACAGATGGGGTGCAAGATTGACTCCATCACAAGTGGCTGAAAAAGTAAAACACTTCTTCAAGTATTATTCTATCAATCGACACAAAATGACCACCTTGACACCTTCCTATCACGCTGAG AGTTATTCTCCAGAGGATAATAGGTTTGATCTTCGCCAGTTTCTTTATAATACAAGATGGCcatatcaatttcaaaaaatcgaCGAACTCGTTCGTGAGCTAGATGTAAAAGATGTTCAAGAATCAGGAAACCATGAGACAGTGGCAGCTCTATCAAATGGTGTTGGTGGGATGGGTGTTGCTGCAGCAGGTTCAGGAAATCCAAATGTTGGAATCTAA